From Stigmatopora nigra isolate UIUO_SnigA chromosome 5, RoL_Snig_1.1, whole genome shotgun sequence, a single genomic window includes:
- the apc2 gene encoding adenomatous polyposis coli protein 2 has protein sequence MAEPLASYDQLAHQVAALRQENSHLRRELEDNSNHLCKLETETVSMKEVLKQLQCKLEQEAGTLASSGRGDVLRQLKELHVDLTNYYELKHQGHQGHQGHQSHQGYGSANRAVAEREGRPVPLPMARSPLAGDVSGLLSPQAFLDGAPPKTAVISGADGRLSDHHMDELYKERNQLLGEIDGEERERCWYFSQLETLSQKLAHLPRIDTFSLQMDFIRQQLEFEVQQVRAVVEERFGSGEEMFRRAQMRVARLEQLEKELQENQGKQECQLQLLGAERPPAGEAAESDPSADGTSDGGGKVEMVFWLLSVLANRDKEEMSRTLLALSSSQDSCVAMRKSGCVPLLVQILHQEGGPGEAQCSREAKSRAGAALHNIVYSQRDEGQARREMRVLHMLEQVRTYCDSGWDWMENRARSRSTAAELPEPVEPQICQATCAIMKLSFEEEFRRAMNELGGLQVVADLIHLEHRMYAGHNDPINVALRRYAGMALTNLTFGDVVNKATLCSKKSCLQALVAQLGSDSEELQQVVSSILRNLSWRADISGKRVLRDVGCVPALMTCALQATKESTLKSLLSALWNLSAHSSENKESVCAVDGALGFLVSTLTYRCQTNSLAIIESGGGILRNVSSLVASREDYRQVLRDHNCLQTLLQHLRSQSLTIVGNACGTLWNLSSGSPRDQELLWDSGAVGTLRNLVHSKHKTIAMGSAAALRNLLGCRPAKYKDASAPSPGSCAPSLYVRKQRALEAELDDARRLAETFGRPRRPTESLARDYASDSGCFDEEEAPVSRGPDAVSALSAYLEESRGEAERARSPFPRGWRPSVAASAAASASAAASSAAASASDEVVSAAAERLAEKIADAVAKIDRLVEDVAMRTSSEDSFSLSSEERAESRRGRRRERLGGGAARAFLRLKNAGASTDSLNSSSDGYCGSGERLPQKRPDRLDLGPPRPLSAGSQQEFVQEYRAVPVPEREPGAEPPECDGENNPPLRTPLSASTKVSSDVSMASVRISPTYRPAVPFVPAAVEAAGRRAWPSAAAATAKSSPSAGRGPAAGAPETLQKYSVENTPICFSRCSSLSSLSSEAESESSAERPPAGDGGREDETLADLSDSQLLLTDSKTFAGPARGEEEEEAFPRGHSPTAEEEEEEPSPSSSSDNYLQETPLVMSRCSSLSSLGSFEAPSIASSVQSEPRSEMSDGTISPSELPDSPGQTAPPSRSKTPCGSERRPAEAADPRQRFQLPPDLDAAAAAAAIYFTVEKPSENFSCASSLSALSLHEHYVQKDVELKLTPLLPRGHCHPGSPGRRHSDENSDDDDIHILEECIHSAMPSKFGKSGALSGALSGAPAGASPAPRRFAKALRLPVYVMLPDGAACPGRRIVVPRKDPGWDDSSDGSPPSDELLPGPAEERPARPLDERIEDLRIFSRLRKADRIKCPWRPLPSERSGKHVVPTHKVLMQSKEVAERVAGLRNRQRSPGRAAHRPPVIKRRAETGREQKGKPWGCWEDGKTFRRDGRNAARGMSGNLSRSAGNIGANVSGNVSANVSGNVSGNVSGSAGHVGAGGTPPSYAKPRGFHGIKQKLLKDDSPAFYSLSSSLSSLSEAESEERRSKSRRTWHAGKRGRRSSPSSFSVDSEDDLLQKCITSAMPRQRRKAPPPGGKQAAPEASHPWSAEEDSEDSAWDRDSDLNSLEWRAIREGADSVVSGLQASKCPEASSEESESVLSFMSTSSFTPKERKLAKDKKANKPLDFAQRKPVANLPVVFRGRTVTYTPVRDTPPSQIPPARRASQAPKNPELAQHRSKSLHRLGRPGEREELSLPKRSSTPPPRIPRSSSSASSQSSGRSPGKPTSPTLSTGGPARKKAPAGGAPERKGRAPAVAERADGSSGKTQKSPVRIPFMQNSVRATRPLSPLVTNQTARAQKQVGGGGRPSGTPGGRPGGRPGRGAPSRSAETDSNGFSRQLTFIKESENGLKRNGPRKGSPQRPVPAASAVFLCSSRCLELKAAAQNSKKTAGTCPGQTRPLRRAGPPGAPERRPPGRSGSESPDRHRAGGRMAGGRTRAARPERDAEVFRRHASSPSIGVLSRVTSRSSLRSSSSDSSGRAKSEDGGGGGGGGKKAARNHAWRRIRDEDVPRILKSTLPPNALALAPSPEEEEGPALSMPASRSVSDATVQTEDFPGTLRKPQSGGGGGGGDSGGKGDGHSHAVHFRQGSPGKAARVSPFNYVPSQAAGAFPEPERLKTDGQSQS, from the exons ATGGCCGAGCCGCTGGCCTCCTACGACCAGCTGGCCCACCAGGTGGCGGCGCTGCGCCAGGAGAACTCCCACCTGAGGAGGGAGCTGGAGGACAACTCCAACCACCTTTGCAAATTGGAGACTGAGACTGTCAGTATGAAG GAAGTGCTGAAGCAGCTGCAGTGCAAGCTGGAGCAGGAGGCGGGGACTTTGGCCTCGTCGGGACGCGGCGACGTGCTCCGCCAACTCAAAG AGCTGCACGTGGACCTGACCAACTACTACGAGCTGAAGCACCAAGGTCACCAAGGTCACCAAGGTCACCAAAGTCACCAAGGTTACGGCTCAGCCAATCGGGCGGTGGCGGAAAGGGAGGGCCGTCCGGTCCCTCTCCCCATGGCCCGCTCCCCTTTGGCCGGCGACGTTTCGGGCCTCTTGTCGCCGCAAGCCTTCCTGGACGGGGCCCCGCCCAAAACGGCCGTCATCAGCGGGGCGGACGGACGCCTCAGCGACCATCACATGGACGAACTCTACAAGGAGAG GAACCAACTTTTGGGAGAAATTGACGGCGAGGAGCGAGAACGCTGCTGGTATTTCAGCCAGCTGGAGACGCTGTCGCAGAAACTGGCGCACTTGCCTCGCATCGACACG TTTTCCCTGCAGATGGACTTCATCCGCCAGCAGCTGGAATTCGAAGTCCAGCAGGTGCGCGCCGTGGTGGAAGAACGTTTCGGCAGCGGCGAGGAGATGTTCCGCCGCGCTCAG ATGCGTGTGGCTCGTCTGGAGCAGCTGGAGAAGGAACTGCAGGAGAACCAAGGGAAGCAAGAGTGCCAGCTTCAG CTGCTGGGCGCGGAGAGGCCTCCGGCGGGCGAAGCCGCCGAGAGCGACCCCTCGGCCGACGGGACTTCGGACGGAGGGGGCAAG GTGGAGATGGTCTTCTGGCTGCTGTCCGTGCTGGCCAACAGAGACAAGGAGGAGATGTCCCGGACGCTGCTGGCCCTCTCCAGTTCCCAAGACAGCTGCGTGGCCATGCGCAAGTCCGGCTGCGTGCCCCTGCTGGTCCAGATCCTCCACCAGGAAGGCGGTCCGGGGGAGGCGCAGTGCAGCCGCGAGGCCAAATCCCGAGCCGGCGCCGCCCTGCACAACATCGTCTACTCCCAGCGGGACGAGGGCCAGGCCCGCCGCGAGATGAGAGTCCTCCACATGCTGGAACAAGTTCGCACCTACTGCGACAGCGGCTGGGACTGGATGGAAAACCGGGCCCGCTCCCGGAGCACGGCTGCAG AACTCCCGGAACCGGTGGAACCTCAGATCTGCCAGGCCACCTGCGCCATCATGAAGCTCTCCTTCGAAGAAGAGTTCCGCCGTGCCATGAACGAATTAG GCGGACTCCAGGTGGTGGCGGACCTGATCCACTTGGAGCACCGGATGTACGCCGGCCACAACGACCCCATCAACGTGGCGCTGCGCCGCTACGCCGGCATGGCCTTGACCAACCTCACCTTTGGAGATGTGGTCAACAAG GCCACTCTGTGTTCTAAGAAGAGTTGCCTCCAAGCCCTGGTGGCCCAGCTGGGATCCGACAGCGAGGAGCTCCAGCAGGTGGTCTCCAGCATTCTGAGGAACTTGTCCTGGCGGGCCGACATCAGCGGCAAGCGGGTCCTGAGGGACGTGGGCTGCGTCCCCGCCCTGATGACGTGCGCCCTGCAGGCCACCAAG GAGTCCACCCTGAAGAGTCTCCTCAGCGCCCTGTGGAACCTGTCGGCTCACAGCTCGGAGAACAAGGAGTCGGTGTGCGCCGTGGACGGCGCCCTGGGCTTCCTGGTCAGCACGCTGACGTACCGCTGTCAAACCAACTCGCTGGCCATCATCGAGAGCGGCGGCGGCATCCTCAGAAACGTCTCCAGCCTGGTGGCCTCGCGAGAAGATTACAG GCAAGTTCTCCGGGACCACAACTGCCTGCAGACTCTGCTGCAGCACCTGCGTTCTCAGAGCCTGACCATCGTGGGCAACGCCTGCGGGACCCTCTGGAACCTGTCCTCCGGCAGCCCCCGGGACCAGGAGCTGCTGTGGGACTCGGGGGCGGTGGGCACGCTACGCAACCTGGTGCACTCCAAACACAAGACCATCGCCATGGGCAGCGCGGCGGCGCTGCGCAACCTGCTGGGCTGCCGGCCGGCCAAGTACAAGGACGCCTCGGCGCCCTCGCCGGGCTCCTGCGCGCCCTCCCTCTACGTCAGGAAGCAGAGGGCGCTGGAGGCCGAGCTGGACGACGCCCGCCGCCTGGCCGAGACCTTCGGCCGCCCCCGCCGCCCCACCGAGAGCCTGGCCAGGGACTACGCCTCCGATTCGGGCTGCTTCGACGAGGAGGAGGCGCCCGTCTCCCGCGGCCCGGACGCCGTCTCGGCGCTGTCCGCCTACCTGGAGGAGTCCCGCGGGGAGGCCGAGCGG GCCAGGAGTCCCTTCCCGCGAGGGTGGAGACCTTCGGTGgcggcgtcggcggcggcgtcggcgtcggcggcggcgtcgtcgGCGGCGGCCTCGGCCTCCGACGAGGTGGTGTCGGCGGCCGCCGAGAGGCTGGCGGAGAAGATCGCCGACGCGGTGGCCAAGATCGACCGGCTGGTGGAGGACGTGGCCATGCGCACCTCCTCCGAGGACAGCTTCAGCCTGAGCTCGGAGGAGCGCGCCGAGTCGCGCCGCGGCCGGCGGCGGGAGCGGCTGGGCGGGGGCGCGGCCCGGGCCTTCCTGCGCCTCAAGAACGCCGGCGCCTCCACCGACAGCTTGAACAGCAGCAGCGACGGCTACTGCGGCAGCGGCGAGCGCCTCCCGCAAAAAAGACCGGACCGCTTGGATCTGGGGCCGCCACGCCCGCTCTCTGCAG GGAGCCAGCAAGAGTTTGTCCAAGAGTACCGAGCCGTCCCGGTCCCGGAGAGAGAGCCCGGCGCCGAGCCGCCGGAATGCGACGGCGAAAACAACCCGCCTCTCCGCACGCCGCTCAGCGCCTCCACCAAAGTCTCCTCGGACGTCAGCATGGCCTCCGTCAGGATTTCCCCCACGTACCGGCCGGCGGTCCCGTTTGTCCCCGCCGCCGTCGAGGCGGCCGGCAGACGAGCCTGGccgtccgccgccgccgccaccgccaagtCTTCTCCCTCGGCGGGCAGGGGTCCCGCGGCGGGCGCCCCCGAGACGCTTCAAAAGTACTCGGTGGAGAACACGCCCATCTGCTTCTCCCGCTGCAGCTCCCTGTCGTCGCTGTCTTCCGAGGCGGAGAGCGAGTCGTCGGCGGAAAGGCCGCCAGCCGGGGACGGCGGGCGGGAAGACGAGACCCTGGCCGACCTGAGCGACAGCCAGCTGCTCCTCACCGATTCCAAGACCTTCGCCGGTCCGGCCAggggggaggaggaagaggaggcctTCCCGAGGGGACACTCGCCCAcggcggaagaggaggaggaggagccatcTCCGTCCAGTTCCTCCGACAACTACCTGCAGGAGACTCCCCTGGTGATGAGTCGCTGCAGCTCACTGAGTTCCCTGGGCAGCTTCGAGGCCCCGTCCATCGCCAGCTCCGTCCAAAGCGAGCCCCGCAGCGAGATGTCGGACGGGACCATCAGCCCCAGCGAGCTCCCCGACAGCCCCGGCCAGACGGCGCCCCCCAGCCGGAGCAAGACCCCCTGCGGCTCGGAGCGCCGCCCGGCGGAGGCCGCCGACCCCCGGCAGCGCTTCCAGCTCCCCCCCGAcctggacgccgccgccgccgccgccgccatctaTTTCACGGTGGAGAAGCCCAGCGAGAATTTTTCCTGCGCGTCTAGCCTGAGCGCCCTGTCTCTCCACGAGCACTACGTGCAGAAGGACGTGGAGCTCAAGCTGACCCCGCTGCTCCCGCGGGGCCACTGCCACCCGGGGAGCCCCGGCCGGCGCCACAGCGACGAAAACTCGGACGACGACGACATCCACATCCTGGAGGAGTGCATCCACTCGGCCATGCCGTCCAAGTTCGGCAAGTCCGGCGCCCTGTCCGGCGCCCTGTCCGGCGCCCCTGCCGGCGCCTCGCCCGCCCCGCGCCGCTTCGCCAAAGCCCTGCGACTCCCGGTCTACGTGATGCTCCCGGACGGGGCCGCGTGCCCCGGGAGGAGAATAGTGGTCCCGCGGAAGGACCCCGGCTGGGACGACTCGTCCGACGGGAGTCCGCCCAGCGACGAGCTCCTCCCGGGCCCGGCCGAGGAGCGTCCGGCCCGGCCCCTGGACGAGAGGATCGAGGACCTGCGCATCTTCTCGCGCCTGCGCAAAGCCGACAGAATCAAGTGCCCGTGGCGCCCCCTTCCCTCGGAGCGCAGCGGCAAGCACGTGGTCCCCACTCACAAGGTCCTGATGCAGAGCAAGGAAGTGGCCGAGCGGGTGGCCGGCCTGAGGAACCGCCAGCGTTCTCCGGGCCGAGCCGCCCACAGGCCGCCCGTCATAAAGCGCCGGGCGGAAACGGGCCGAGAGCAAAAGGGAAAGCCGTGGGGTTGTTGGGAGGACGGCAAAACCTTCCGCCGGGACGGCAGGAACGCCGCCAGGGGAATGTCCGGGAACCTCTCCAGGAGTGCCGGCAACATCGGCGCCAACGTGTCCGGGAACGTGTCCGCCAACGTGTCCGGGAACGTGTCCGGCAACGTGTCCGGGAGCGCCGGCCACGTCGGCGCGGGCGGGACCCCGCCCTCTTACGCCAAGCCCAGGGGCTTCCACGGGATCAAGCAGAAGCTGCTgaaggacgactccccggcctTCTACTCGCTCAGCTCCTCCTTGAGTTCCCTGAGCGAGGCCGAGTCGGAGGAACGCCGCTCCAAAAGCCGGCGGACCTGGCACGCCGGCAAGCGCGGCCGGCGGAGCTCTCCCAGTTCCTTCAGCGTGGACTCGGAAGACGACCTCCTGCAGAAGTGCATCACCTCCGCCATGCCCCGGCAGAGACGGAAGGCGCCGCCCCccggcgggaagcaggcggcgCCGGAGGCCTCCCACCCGTGGAGCGCCGAGGAGGACAGCGAGGACTCGGCGTGGGACCGGGACTCGGACCTGAACAGCCTGGAATGGAGAGCCATCCGGGAAGGCGCCGACTCGGTGGTGAGCGGGCTCCAGGCCTCCAAGTGTCCAGAGGCATCTTCCGAAGAGAGCGAGTCGGTCCTGTCCTTCATGTCCACGTCCAGCTTCACCCCCAAGGAGCGCAAGTTGGCCAAGGACAAGAAGGCCAACAAGCCCCTGGACTTTGCGCAGCGCAAGCCGGTGGCCAACTTGCCCGTGGTCTTCAGGGGCCGAACGGTCACCTACACCCCCGTCAGAGACACGCCCCCCTCGCAAATACCTCCGGCCAGGAGGGCCTCCCAAGCGCCCAAGAACCCGGAGCTGGCTCAGCACAGGTCCAAGAGCCTCCACCGCCTGGGAAGGCCCGGAGAGAGGGAGGAGCTGTCTCTACCCAAGAGGAGCTCCACTCCGCCCCCCAGGATTCCTCGCAGTTCTTCGTCGGCGTCATCGCAGAGTTCCGGTCGTTCCCCGGGGAAACCCACGTCCCCGACCCTTTCGACCGGCGGGCCCGCCCGGAAGAAGGCGCCGGCCGGCGGCGCCCCCGAGAGGAAGGGACGCGCTCCGGCGGTGGCGGAGAGAGCCGACGGCTCGTCGGGCAAGACCCAGAAGTCTCCGGTCAGGATCCCGTTCATGCAAAATTCCGTCAGGGCCACCAGACCGCTGTCCCCTCTGGTCACCAACCAGACCGCGAGGGCGCAGAAGCaggtcggcggcggcgggaggCCCAGCGGGACGCCCGGCGGGAGGCCCGGCGGGAGGCCCGGCAGGGGCGCCCCGTCCCGTTCCGCAGAGACGGACTCCAACGGATTCTCCAGGCAGCTGACCTTCATCAAGGAATCGGAGAACGGACTAAAACGCAACGGGCCCCGCAAGGGTTCTCCTCAGCGGCCGGTTCCCGCCGCCTCGGCGGTCTTCCTCTGCTCCTCCCGCTGCCTGGAGCTCAAGGCCGCCGCCCAGAATTCCAAGAAGACGGCGGGGACGTGCCCCGGACAGACTCGGCCCCTCCGCCGAGCGGGGCCCCCCGGGGCCCCGGAGAGACGCCCGCCCGGGAGGAGCGGCTCGGAAAGCCCCGACAGGCACAG GGCCGGCGGGCGAATGGCCGGCGGCAGGACCCGGGCGGCGAGGCCAGAGCGCGACGCCGAGGTCTTCAGACGTCACGCCTCGTCCCCGAGCATCGGCGTCCTGAGCCGGGTGACCAGTCGCTCGTCCCTGCGCTCCTCGTCCTCCGACTCCAGCGGGAGGGCCAAGAGCGAGGACggtggaggcggcggcggcggcggcaagaaGGCCGCCCGCAACCACGCCTGGAGGAGGATCAGGGACGAAGACGTGCCCCGCATCTTGAAAAGTACCCTTCCGCCCAACGCGCTGGCCCTGGCGCCTTCGCCCGAGGAGGAAGAGGGGCCGGCTTTGTCCATGCCGGCTTCTCGCAGCGTCAGCGACGCCACCGTCCAGACGGAAGACTTTCCCGGCACGCTCCGGAAGCCCCaaagtggcggcggcggaggcggcggagACTCTGGTGGAAAAGGCGACGGGCACTCCCACGCCGTCCATTTCCGTCAAGGCTCTCCCGGCAAGGCGGCCAGAGTGTCCCCCTTCAACTACGTCCCCAGTCAGGCGGCGGGAGCGTTCCCGGAGCCAGAGCGCCTCAAGACGGACGGGCAAAGTCAGTCGTAG
- the fam174c gene encoding protein FAM174C, translating into MAATTFPSFLALLLVSLATLCRTLASDSDANSNEAQSPPKGNSTTGSGNGRGQGGLTGFGMDSSMMRRAAYVLIAITAMGFLYFIARAGCVKKMAPRKKYGLLSHSEDTVELTAAAAASDEEDDNTLYEARPLRR; encoded by the exons ATGGCGGCTACCACTTTTCCCTCTTTTCTCGCCCTTCTTCTGGTTTCTCTAGCGACGCTGTGCCGGACTCTCGCTTCCGACTCTGACGCCAACAGCAACGAGGCCCAAAGTCCTCCGAAAGGCAACAGCACGACCGGAAGCGGAAATGGCCGAGGCCAAGGAGGCCTGACTGGCTTCGGCATGGACTCGTCCATGATGAGGCGGGCCGCTTACGTGCTCATCGCCATCACCGCCATGGGATTTCTTTACTTTATCGCCAGGGCTGGCTG CGTGAAGAAGATGGCGCCCAGGAAGAAGTACGGCCTGCTGTCTCACTCCGAGGACACCGTGGAgctgacggcggcggcggcggccagcgACGAAGAAGACGACAACACCCTCTACGAGGCGCGTCCCCTCCGCAG GTGA
- the LOC144197043 gene encoding uncharacterized protein LOC144197043 — translation MTVATAKKGKMGLGTKVALALLSLWSLISLVVIVTWATSPDLQSSARCRQELREGRERSLGAQELWARDKEQLDQELRRARQESQSRQAALQLVAQSLREANLTLDDCRQRQVLLLANVSGLQEEAELQRQRHLNLSEEFRRQEGHAEVLRHNLTQSRHLEEACSSLKAAADNQASAAQTQTRACRADRDFLRKQLVECQEAKSRAALPPQGRSQPPSQSGSGFAMPSAAALALALWAGLLAS, via the exons ATGACGGTGGCGACGGCAAAGAAGGGCAAGATGGGCCTGGGCACCAAAGTGGCCCTGGCTCTCCTCTCCCTGTGGTCCCTGATCTCCCTGGTGGTCATCGTCACGTGGGCCACCTCCCCGGACCTGCAGAGCTCGGCGCGCTGCCGCCAGGAGCTGCGCGAGGGCCGCGAGAGGTCCCTGGGGGCCCAGGAGCTTTGGGCCCGCGACAAGGAGCAGCTGGACCAGGAATTGCGGCGGGCTCGCCAAGAGAGCCAGAGTCGCCAGGCCGCGCTCCAACTCGTGGCGCAAAGCCTGCGAGAGGCCAACCTCACGCTTGACGACTGCCGCCAGCGACAG GTGCTGCTTCTGGCCAACGTCAGCGGGCTgcaggaggaggcggagcttcaGCGTCAGAGGCACCTCAACTTGAGCGAGGAGTTCCGCCGTCAAGAGG GGCACGCGGAGGTGCTGCGGCACAACCTGACGCAGAGCCGGCACCTGGAGGAGGCGTGCTCCAGCCTCAAGGCGGCCGCCGACAACCAGGCCTCCGCCGCGCAGACGCAGACCCGCGCCTGCCGAGCCGACCGAGACTTCCTGCGCAAACAGCT CGTCGAGTGTCAAGAGGCCAAGTCCAGAGCCGCGCTCCCTCCGCAGGGCCGGAGCCAGCCGCCCTCCCAGTCCGGCTCCGGCTTCGCGATGCCCTCCGCCGCGGCGCTGGCGCTAGCGCTGTGGGCCGGCCTCCTGGCCAGCTGA
- the LOC144197042 gene encoding calcium/calmodulin-dependent protein kinase type IV-like — translation MPTSRPGSEAVPVPLPADFWVDGSRRDGTVEEFYTLGTELGRGATSVVYRCEEKDKKKPYAVKVLKKTIDKKIVRTEIGVLLRLSHPNIIRLEEIFETDTDIALILELVTGGELFDRIVERGYYSERDAAHVIKQILEAVAYLHENGVVHRDLKPENLLYADLSLDAPLKIADFGLSKIIDDQVTMKTVCGTPGYCAPEILRGNAYGPEVDMWSVGVILYILLCGFEPFFDARGDQYMYTRILNGDYEFVSPWWDEVSLNAKDLVSKLIVLDPAKRLSVRQALRHPWVLGKAARFSHMDTAHRKLQEFNARRKLKAAMKAVVATGRMHESSRRRTDSCESPASGPSREPAPEDREAAPSEKAERGPAPPGDSTTAPARPPLRADDNQRRGKTTPAPPEKSPSGVGPRPADPPASPSPDGLRNGFASEAEPAVAVETEASPSASSSR, via the exons ATGCCGACGTCCCGGCCCGGTTCGGAGGCGGTGCCGGTACCGCTGCCCGCCGACTTTTGGGTGGACGGCTCGCGCAGGGACGGCACGGTGGAAGAGTTCTACACGCTGGGCACCGAATTGGGCAG GGGCGCCACTTCCGTGGTGTATCGCTGCGAAGAAAAGGACAAGAAGAAGCCGTACGCCGTCAAGGTTCTCAAGAAAACG ATCGACAAGAAGATCGTCCGCACGGAGATCGGCGTCCTGCTGCGGCTGTCGCACCCCAACATC ATCCGGCTGGAGGAGATCTTCGAGACGGACACCGACATCGCCCTGATTCTGGAGCTGGTGACGGGGGGCGAGCTCTTCGACAG GATCGTGGAGCGCGGCTACTACAGCGAGAGAGACGCCGCTCACGTCATCAAGCAGATCCTGGAGGCCGTGGCG TATCTTCACGAGAACGGCGTGGTGCACCGCGACCTGAAACCCGAGAATTTGCTCTACGCCGACCTGTCGCTGGACGCGCCGCTGAAGATCG CCGACTTTGGACTCTCCAAGATAATCGACGATCAGGTGACCATGAAGACGGTGTGCGGTACGCCCGGATACTGTG CTCCCGAGATCCTCCGAGGAAACGCTTACGGGCCCGAAGTGGACATGTGGTCGGTGGGCGTCATCCTCTACATCCT GCTGTGCGGGTTCGAGCCCTTCTTCGACGCCCGGGGGGACCAGTACATGTACACGCGCATCCTCAACGGAGACTACGAGTTTGTCTCCCCCTGGTGGGACGAGGTCTCGCTCAACGCCAAGGACCTG GTGAGCAAGCTGATCGTGCTGGACCCGGCCAAACGTCTGAGCGTGCGGCAGGCGCTCCGGCACCCCTGGGTTTTGGGCAAAGCGGCCCGCTTCTCCCACATGGACACGGCCCACAGGAAGCTGCAGGAGTTCAACGCCAGGCGCAAACTCAAG GCGGCCATGAAGGCGGTAGTGGCCACGGGCCGGATGCACGAGTCGTCTCGCCGTCGGACCGACAGCTGCGAGAGCCCCGCCTCGGGGCCGTCGCGGGAGCCGGCCCCCGAAGACCGGGAAGCCGCGCCCTCGGAAAAGGCGGAGCGCGGCCCCGCCCCTCCCGGCGACTCGACCACCGCCCCGGCTCGGCCGCCGCTCCGCGCCGACGACAACCAGCGGCGTGGCAAGACGACGCCGGCCCCGCCCGAAAAGAGCCCGTCGGGTGTCGGGCCTCGCCCGGCCGACCCTCCGGCGTCCCCGAGTCCCGACGGCCTGCGCAACGGCTTTGCGTCGGAGGCGGAACCCGCCGTCGCCGTCGAAACCGAAGCCTCCCCGTCAGCGAGCTCCTCCCGTTGA
- the c5h19orf25 gene encoding UPF0449 protein C19orf25 homolog: MNASLKGKKRAVLASRPSPPSADHILEDVGAAEADDPVFGILHEQPQQESEAGDVERTFRQCRRHADVKRQLRESEAILELGRERLTATGQRLGHHAARVREGLS; encoded by the exons ATGAACGCCTCTCTGAAAGGCAAGAAGCGCGCGGTCCTAGCCAGCCGACCCTCCCCGCCCAGCGCGGACCACATCCTGGAAGACGTCGGGGCCGCCGAAGCCGACGACCCGGTCTTCGGCATCCTCCACGAGCAGCCGCAACAAG AGTCGGAGGCGGGCGACGTCGAACGTACCTTCCGGCAATGTCGGCGTCACGCTGACGTCAAGCGGCAGCTGCGGGAGTCGGAGGCGATCTTGGAGCTCGGCCGCGAGCGGCTGACGGCGACGGGCCAGCGCCTCGGGCACCACGCGGCTCGGGTCCGAGAGGGACTTTCGTGA
- the sgta gene encoding small glutamine-rich tetratricopeptide repeat-containing protein alpha, with protein MSDNKRLAFSIIRFLHDQLSCGNLSSGAQESLEVAVQCLETAFEVSSDDCTLAVPLTLPEIFAQATLETSSQANNNATDNDTVNAVGEAERAEAEQLKNDGNDQMKVENYAAAVEFYSKALAINPQNAVYYCNRAAALSKLGNYAGAVQDCERAIDIDPGYSKAYGRMGLALTSLNKHTEAVTFYKKALELDPDNDSYKSNLKIAEDKMDATSPTAGMGGVDLAGLLSNPSFMNMASSLMTNPQVQQMMSGMMSGAYGAAGAPGGGAGVGVPGVGVPGLGVPGVNVPGAGVPGGAGGGGVPGAAPGRDLSGLIQAGQQFAQQMQQQNPELIEQLRSQIRNRMPSGGNEEQP; from the exons ATGAGCGACAACAAGCGTCTGGCCTTCTCCATCATCCGCTTCCTCCACGACCAGCTGAGCTGCGGGAATTTGTCGTCGGGAGCGCAGGAGAGTCTGGAAG TGGCCGTCCAGTGTCTGGAGACGGCCTTCGAAGTGTCGTCCGACGACTGCACCCTGGCCGTCCCCCTGACGTTGCCCGAGATCTTCGCCCAGGCCACCCTGGAGACCTCG TCGCAGGCCAACAACAACGCCACCGACAACGACACCGTCAACGCCGTGGGCGAGGCCGAACGGGCCGAGGCGGAGCAACTCAAGAACGACG GGAACGACCAAATGAAAGTGGAGAACTATGCCGCCGCCGTGGAGTTTTACTCCAAAGCCCTTGCCATCAACCCGCAGAACGCCGTCTACTACTGCAACAG GGCGGCGGCGTTGAGCAAGCTGGGTAATTACGCCGGAGCCGTCCAAGATTGCGAGCGGGCCATCGACATCGACCCCGgctacagcaaagcctacggAAGGATGGG TTTGGCGTTGACCAGCCTGAACAAACACACGGAGGCGGTGACCTTCTACAAGAAGGCTCTGGAGCTGGACCCGGACAACGATTCGTACAAGTCCAACCTGAAGATCGCCGAGGACAAGATGGACGCCACCAGTCCC ACGGCAGGAATGGGCGGAGTGGACCTGGCCGGACTCCTCAGCAATCCCAGTTTCATGAACATG GCGTCTTCGCTGATGACAAACCCTCAGGTCCAGCAGAT GATGTCGGGAATGATGTCGGGAGCGTACGGCGCCGCCGGCGCCCCTGGAGGAGGAGCCGGAGTAGGCGTACCCGGAGTAGGCGTCCCCGGATTAGGCGTACCCGGAGTAAATGTACCTGGAGCAGGCGTACCCGGAGGAGCCGGAGGAGGCGGAGTCCCGGGGGCCGCTCCGGGCAGGGATTTATCGGGTCTCATCCAAGC GGGTCAGCAGTTCGCTCAGCAGATGCAACAGCAAAATCCCGAACTCATCGAGCAGCTCAGGAGTCAAATCCGCAATCGCATGCCCAGCGGCGGAAACGAGGAGCAGCCGTGA